One Pseudonocardia sediminis DNA window includes the following coding sequences:
- a CDS encoding class I SAM-dependent DNA methyltransferase, whose product MAPTGVQVLKRAAKDAARVVAPPARVVVRGAVTRFPAIGPRVADWGWLWQPGWSRTHHERFYGAAEDPYGFDTKPFERMKYDELLDALPEGRFGRALEVGCAEGAFTERLADRCDVVVGADISEVAIERARRRFAGRPGVELQRRTLPLDFPDGAFDLIVCSDVVYLWERGTVEVGLRRMIEALRSGGALALLHYRGRFNQPVHADEVHDLALRLGAEAGLVHPTGYVHADVGPHGSGFRVDVLVRPA is encoded by the coding sequence ATGGCTCCGACGGGTGTGCAGGTGCTGAAGCGGGCGGCGAAGGACGCCGCCCGCGTCGTGGCCCCGCCGGCCCGCGTGGTGGTGCGTGGCGCCGTCACGAGATTCCCTGCGATCGGCCCGAGGGTCGCCGACTGGGGCTGGCTCTGGCAGCCGGGCTGGAGCCGGACCCACCACGAGCGGTTCTACGGCGCGGCCGAGGACCCCTACGGCTTCGACACCAAGCCGTTCGAGCGGATGAAGTACGACGAGCTGCTCGACGCGCTGCCCGAGGGCCGGTTCGGCCGGGCGCTGGAGGTCGGCTGCGCGGAGGGCGCGTTCACCGAACGCCTGGCCGATCGCTGCGACGTGGTGGTCGGCGCGGACATCTCCGAGGTCGCGATCGAGCGCGCCCGGCGCCGGTTCGCCGGTCGTCCCGGGGTGGAGCTGCAGCGCCGGACGCTGCCCCTGGACTTCCCGGACGGCGCGTTCGACCTGATCGTCTGCTCGGACGTGGTCTACCTGTGGGAGCGCGGCACCGTCGAGGTCGGCCTGCGGCGCATGATCGAGGCGCTGCGCTCGGGCGGGGCGCTGGCACTGCTGCACTACCGGGGCCGGTTCAACCAGCCGGTGCACGCCGACGAGGTGCACGACCTCGCGCTGCGCCTCGGCGCCGAGGCCGGTCTCGTCCACCCCACCGGCTACGTGCACGCCGACGTCGGCCCACACGGCTCCGGGTTCCGGGTGGACGTGCTCGTCCGCCCGGCCTGA